The proteins below are encoded in one region of Paenisporosarcina cavernae:
- the bshC gene encoding bacillithiol biosynthesis cysteine-adding enzyme BshC has product MKLEAIDLPNISSFVRDYQENPNNLEAYFDYFPSTSVMDRVHFVEQQTYPREELATYIENYMAKKELSKKTRENIEALRKDALVVIGGQQAGILTGPLYSLHKAIHVIALSKSYENELNRRIVPVFWIAGEDHDFDEIRVSYGLQNGHLKRQVYVDQKLMKKMASEAEMTSEKLEAFLRLTFQSMPESVYTSELWQKVTHISSEVSSFSEFFFALMHDLFTEEGLLFVDSADPELRKIEAPFMAKLIESAPSITQKTMQLEASFNERGYGTPIQLEKDNANLFYVKDGERYLLRMDQDCFVNEQLGLSFTKEELLTVASDQPERLSNNVVTRPLMQEMLFPTIAFVGGAAEVAYWGLLKDAFHEIGLKMPIIHLRQGITYVTPRASKYLREFNLRVEDIWGGKISEMKEEMVKSQLPTETFQAIDELSEYVKQQYEVMGEKETWIEPSLLQRNLSYHNRQFTYLKQKMEDDIWKRNEPVLRKLRYLENLLYPNGGLQERVFHPYFMMNEAGYDFVQELLTLSESQSSNHAVVYL; this is encoded by the coding sequence ATGAAACTCGAAGCAATAGATCTTCCGAATATCTCATCTTTTGTCCGTGATTATCAAGAAAATCCGAACAATTTAGAAGCTTATTTTGACTACTTTCCATCTACATCCGTTATGGATCGAGTCCATTTTGTTGAGCAACAAACGTATCCTCGTGAGGAACTAGCAACATACATAGAGAACTATATGGCTAAAAAAGAACTTTCTAAAAAAACACGCGAAAATATTGAAGCACTCCGAAAGGATGCCTTGGTTGTTATTGGCGGTCAACAAGCTGGTATACTAACTGGTCCTCTCTATTCGCTGCATAAAGCGATTCATGTGATTGCTTTATCTAAAAGTTACGAAAATGAGTTGAATCGACGAATTGTGCCTGTTTTTTGGATTGCTGGGGAAGATCATGATTTTGATGAAATAAGAGTATCGTATGGTCTGCAAAATGGTCACTTAAAAAGACAAGTATATGTAGATCAAAAATTGATGAAAAAAATGGCGTCTGAAGCAGAGATGACATCTGAGAAGCTAGAAGCATTTCTTCGTCTTACATTTCAATCGATGCCGGAAAGTGTGTACACATCGGAATTATGGCAAAAAGTAACACACATTTCCTCTGAAGTTTCATCCTTTAGTGAATTTTTCTTTGCGCTAATGCATGATTTATTTACAGAAGAAGGATTATTGTTTGTGGATTCTGCTGACCCAGAACTTCGGAAAATCGAAGCTCCATTTATGGCGAAGTTAATTGAATCAGCACCTTCCATAACGCAAAAGACGATGCAGTTAGAAGCTTCTTTTAATGAAAGAGGATATGGTACTCCAATTCAGTTGGAAAAAGACAATGCGAATTTGTTTTATGTGAAAGATGGAGAGCGATATTTACTGCGTATGGATCAGGACTGTTTTGTGAATGAACAACTTGGTCTTTCATTCACAAAAGAAGAATTACTGACAGTAGCTTCCGATCAGCCGGAGCGTTTAAGCAATAACGTGGTAACACGACCACTCATGCAAGAAATGCTTTTCCCGACAATTGCTTTTGTCGGAGGAGCTGCAGAAGTCGCGTATTGGGGATTATTAAAAGACGCGTTTCATGAAATTGGTCTAAAAATGCCGATTATTCATCTTCGACAAGGTATCACATATGTAACACCAAGAGCATCGAAATACTTACGTGAATTTAACTTACGTGTGGAAGATATTTGGGGCGGTAAGATTTCAGAAATGAAAGAAGAAATGGTGAAATCACAGTTACCTACTGAGACATTCCAAGCAATTGATGAGTTATCCGAGTATGTCAAGCAACAATACGAAGTGATGGGGGAAAAAGAAACATGGATCGAACCATCTCTTCTTCAACGAAATCTTTCGTACCACAATCGTCAATTCACTTATTTAAAACAAAAAATGGAAGACGATATTTGGAAACGCAACGAACCAGTCTTGCGAAAACTTCGATATTTGGAAAATCTCCTCTATCCAAATGGAGGACTGCAAGAACGAGTTTTCCATCCTTACTTCATGATGAATGAAGCTGGGTACGATTTTGTGCAGGAGTTGCTGACATTATCCGAATCGCAATCTTCGAACCATGCGGTTGTTTACTTATAA
- the mraZ gene encoding division/cell wall cluster transcriptional repressor MraZ, which produces MFMGEYQHSVDAKGRLIIPSKFRDHLSESFVITRGLDNCLFGYPMEEWRKLEEKLKSLPVTKKDARAFTRFFFSGAVEVEIDKQGRINIPAGLLSHAHVEKECVILGVSNRFEIWAKEAWTSYFEESEESFNDLAENMIGFDI; this is translated from the coding sequence ATGTTCATGGGTGAATATCAACACAGTGTTGATGCGAAAGGTCGACTGATTATACCGTCTAAATTTCGTGATCATTTATCGGAGTCGTTTGTCATAACACGAGGTCTAGATAACTGTTTGTTTGGATATCCCATGGAAGAATGGCGCAAACTAGAAGAAAAGCTTAAATCGTTACCAGTGACGAAAAAAGATGCTCGAGCATTTACTCGTTTCTTCTTTTCCGGAGCTGTAGAAGTTGAAATTGATAAACAAGGCCGAATTAATATTCCTGCTGGATTACTCTCCCATGCACATGTAGAAAAAGAGTGTGTCATTCTTGGAGTTTCGAATCGCTTTGAAATTTGGGCGAAAGAAGCTTGGACTTCTTATTTTGAGGAGTCAGAAGAGTCCTTTAATGATTTAGCAGAAAATATGATTGGTTTTGATATTTGA
- a CDS encoding ketopantoate reductase family protein, with protein sequence MRFGIIGGGSIGLLLAYILKENGTNVEIMTRTAQQAKVLRKEGLHVVSIEGEKKSYDVGAIPLENADWNVYDGVFITVKSYDLSQLSSYVAKASKKLPIIFTQNGLSHFTFAQQFPDHFLIAMTIEHGAIRKSLHTVEHKGEGSIRIASFTKKGIPDSVKQLGISFQEEKNPWEMLLRKVTLNACINLVTALLKMPNGALLENASANRLMKQLYEELEAVFPEIKRLLTFTEVEALCEKTSRNTSSMLQDVMANRPTEVDAIAGELVRLAKEKGKSLPTLQTLVLLLEAEQMEKGVTTND encoded by the coding sequence GTGCGCTTTGGAATCATCGGGGGAGGCTCTATTGGGCTGCTGTTAGCCTACATCTTGAAGGAAAATGGAACCAATGTAGAGATTATGACGAGAACGGCTCAACAGGCAAAGGTATTAAGGAAAGAGGGATTACATGTTGTCTCCATAGAAGGAGAGAAAAAGAGCTACGACGTGGGAGCGATTCCACTAGAAAATGCGGATTGGAATGTCTATGATGGAGTATTTATCACAGTAAAATCATATGACTTATCGCAACTAAGCTCTTATGTTGCAAAGGCATCGAAAAAACTCCCAATTATTTTTACGCAAAATGGTTTGAGTCACTTTACTTTTGCGCAACAATTTCCAGACCATTTTCTGATTGCGATGACAATTGAACACGGGGCAATCCGGAAAAGTTTACATACAGTGGAGCATAAAGGAGAAGGAAGTATACGAATAGCTTCCTTTACGAAGAAGGGTATACCTGACTCGGTAAAACAACTTGGGATTTCCTTTCAAGAAGAGAAGAACCCTTGGGAAATGCTGTTGCGGAAGGTGACATTAAACGCGTGTATCAATTTAGTCACAGCTCTATTAAAAATGCCAAATGGGGCTTTACTGGAAAATGCGAGTGCAAATCGATTGATGAAACAATTGTACGAAGAATTAGAAGCAGTTTTTCCAGAAATTAAAAGACTTCTTACTTTTACGGAAGTAGAAGCATTATGTGAAAAAACTTCTCGAAACACATCCTCCATGCTGCAAGATGTGATGGCAAATCGTCCTACAGAAGTGGATGCAATAGCTGGAGAGTTAGTACGATTAGCGAAAGAAAAAGGAAAGTCACTTCCCACACTTCAAACGCTCGTATTATTGCTAGAGGCGGAGCAGATGGAAAAAGGAGTGACAACAAATGACTAG
- a CDS encoding DUF3397 domain-containing protein, producing the protein MTSILSALSIFVAFPFLLFVIVYFLAKKAKKSSIRAFGIASDSTTILLMIAVPVTYQSLFHHSILAWVIVFICITAIVLTTIEWKTKKEIDIQSLFRRIARVLFLVFSVSLIMMWVVGIIRTILYYQS; encoded by the coding sequence ATGACTAGTATTTTATCAGCGCTCTCCATATTTGTTGCGTTCCCATTCCTATTATTCGTGATTGTGTATTTCCTAGCGAAAAAGGCGAAGAAGTCATCGATACGTGCATTCGGAATTGCTTCAGATAGTACAACTATCTTGTTGATGATTGCAGTTCCAGTTACGTATCAATCTCTTTTCCATCATTCGATCCTCGCATGGGTCATTGTATTTATCTGCATAACTGCCATCGTTCTAACGACGATCGAATGGAAAACGAAAAAAGAAATCGATATTCAATCGTTGTTTCGACGGATTGCTCGTGTGTTATTTTTAGTTTTTAGTGTTTCGCTGATCATGATGTGGGTGGTTGGAATCATACGGACGATTCTTTATTATCAATCTTGA